Sequence from the Pseudomonas sp. LS.1a genome:
CAGCAGCGCAACCAGCACAGGCAAGACCCAGGGCAACAAGCGGGCGCGATCCTTGTGGGAGCGGCCTTGCGTCGCGAAAGGGTCGCGTAGCGACCCCCGGAGCCATCCCCGACCTCTGCTCAGAATTCCATTCATCGGCCATCTCTCGAAGCGTTGTTAGATTATTCATTTAGGGAATTAAAAATTCCAAAAAATGACTTTCAAGAGATAAGAGCATGCGCTTCATGCATACGGAAGCCTCTCGCCGTTGCGTTTTCCTCATATTTTCCATGCATTTTCCGCAAGCCAGCCGCAGGCCCGCATGCCGCCTGATTTATGCCTTCCAGTTACTGAAGAATGAAGTTTTGATCTTTGTAGGTTCTAACCAGACCTGCCTAGCTTCTGGCCAAAGCGCCGGCCATCGCCGGTGGCAGCCTGCCAAGGAGCCTTGCCATGAAAACCCCGCTGCGCCACCTGATCACCGCCCTCGGGCTGGCCTTCACCCTCAGCGCCCACGCGGCTGAACCGGCCAAGCCCGCAAGCATCCGCATCGCCGTGCCCGACCTCAGCGCGGGCAGCAAGCCCAGCGCCGGTGGCGTGGTCGACGTGCTGCGTGACCAGCAACTGCTGGAGAAGGAGTTCGCCAAGGACGGCATTCGCATCGACTGGCACTTCTTCAAGGGCGCCGGGCCGGTGGTGAACGAAGCGTTGGCCAACGGCCAGGCCGATTTCGCCTACCTCGGCGACCTGGCCGCCATCGTCGGCAAGGCCAACGGCCTGGACACCCGCGTGCTGTCGGCGGGCGTACGTGGGGTGAAGAGCTACCTGGGCGTGGTGCCCGGTTCCGGCATCAAGACCCTGCACGACCTCAAGGGCAAGCGCGTGGCGGTGTTCCGTGGCACCGCCAACCAGCTGTCGTTCGCCAGCGCCCTGGCCAGCCAGGGGCTTAGCGAGCGCGAGCTGAAGGTGATCAACCTGGACTTCAACGCCGCCAATGCCGCACTGGCCGCCAAGCAGATCGACGCCACCTGGGGGCTGTCCAACCTGCTGTCGCTACGCGAGCGCGGGCTGGTAGAGCTGCCGGTCAACTCACGTGACCTGGCAGGTGCCGGCAGTACCCAGGCGGTGCTGTTGGGTACTGGCGATTTCATCCGCAAATACCCCGAGCTGGTACAGCGCCTGGTCAATGCCCAGCAACAGGCCAGCGCCTGGCTGCGCGACGAACACAACCGCGAGGCCTACGTCGAACTGGTGGCCAGTAATGCCAACTGGCCGCGCAGCATCCTCAGCGACGACCTGGCCACGGAAGACCTGGCCCATTACTTCGATCCACGGCTGGACGCCGAATTCGTCGGCCAGTTGCAACAGGGCGTGGACCTGGCCGCCAAGGAGCGCCTGATCCGCCGTG
This genomic interval carries:
- a CDS encoding ABC transporter substrate-binding protein, whose amino-acid sequence is MKTPLRHLITALGLAFTLSAHAAEPAKPASIRIAVPDLSAGSKPSAGGVVDVLRDQQLLEKEFAKDGIRIDWHFFKGAGPVVNEALANGQADFAYLGDLAAIVGKANGLDTRVLSAGVRGVKSYLGVVPGSGIKTLHDLKGKRVAVFRGTANQLSFASALASQGLSERELKVINLDFNAANAALAAKQIDATWGLSNLLSLRERGLVELPVNSRDLAGAGSTQAVLLGTGDFIRKYPELVQRLVNAQQQASAWLRDEHNREAYVELVASNANWPRSILSDDLATEDLAHYFDPRLDAEFVGQLQQGVDLAAKERLIRRGFQVADWIEPRFLDAALQQNQAVQAAR